A genomic stretch from Bradyrhizobium sp. 195 includes:
- a CDS encoding UDP-2,3-diacylglucosamine diphosphatase, which translates to MGSYDVSDESPERRFRTLFISDVHLGARGSQADLLLDFLRYHDADTIYLVGDIVDGWALKSSWNWPQSHNDLVQKLLRKARKGAKVVYIPGNHDEFLRNYYGTHFGGIDVVENTVHTGVDGKRYLVIHGDIFDLVVQNARWLAHLGDKAYDFAIQMNRFVNFFRRLFGVPYWSLSQWAKQKVKNAVNYIGAFEQALAAEARRHDADGVICGHIHYAVIRDEGGIRYMNCGDWVESCTALVEHDDGNFEIITWADHLQKPAAVPQVAARAA; encoded by the coding sequence ATGGGAAGTTACGATGTGAGTGACGAGAGCCCGGAGCGGCGCTTTCGCACGTTGTTCATCTCCGACGTTCATCTCGGAGCCCGCGGTTCTCAAGCCGATCTTCTGCTCGACTTCCTGCGCTATCATGATGCCGATACGATCTATCTCGTCGGCGACATCGTCGATGGCTGGGCGCTGAAATCGAGCTGGAACTGGCCGCAATCCCACAACGACCTCGTGCAGAAGCTGCTGCGCAAGGCGCGCAAGGGCGCCAAGGTCGTCTACATCCCCGGCAATCACGACGAGTTCCTGCGCAACTATTACGGCACGCATTTCGGCGGCATCGACGTGGTCGAGAACACCGTCCACACCGGCGTGGATGGCAAGCGTTATCTCGTCATCCACGGCGACATCTTCGACCTCGTGGTGCAGAACGCGCGCTGGCTCGCCCATCTCGGCGACAAGGCCTACGACTTCGCGATCCAGATGAATCGCTTCGTCAACTTCTTCCGGCGCTTGTTCGGCGTGCCCTATTGGTCGCTGTCGCAATGGGCCAAGCAGAAGGTCAAGAACGCCGTCAATTATATCGGCGCGTTCGAGCAGGCGCTTGCCGCCGAGGCGCGGCGCCACGACGCCGACGGCGTGATTTGCGGCCACATCCACTACGCCGTGATCCGCGACGAGGGCGGCATTCGCTACATGAATTGCGGCGACTGGGTCGAGAGCTGCACCGCGCTCGTCGAACACGACGACGGTAATTTCGAGATCATCACCTGGGCGGATCATCTGCAGAAGCCGGCAGCCGTGCCGCAGGTTGCAGCCAGAGCTGCATAA
- the thiD gene encoding bifunctional hydroxymethylpyrimidine kinase/phosphomethylpyrimidine kinase — MTTPVALTIAGSDSSGGAGIQADLKTFAALGVYGASAITALTAQNTRGVTGIQAVPAAFVTAQIDAVFADLKVGAVKIGMVAQVASIDAIAAALSRWQPGHVVLDPVMVATSGDRLLASEAVDALRTKLMPLASVITPNLPEAAALLDEPIAASEAEIEKQGRRLLALGCRAVLIKGGHGEGAESTDYLIDADNTIALAAPRVATRNTHGTGCSLSSAVAAGLAKGEDLESAVRNAKAWITAAIGAADRFSVGHGHGPIHHFHKFY, encoded by the coding sequence ATGACGACCCCGGTCGCACTCACCATCGCCGGCTCCGATTCGAGCGGCGGCGCCGGCATCCAGGCCGATCTGAAGACCTTTGCCGCGCTCGGCGTCTATGGCGCTTCCGCCATCACGGCACTGACGGCTCAGAACACGCGCGGCGTCACCGGCATTCAGGCCGTGCCTGCCGCCTTCGTCACCGCGCAGATCGACGCGGTGTTCGCCGATCTTAAGGTCGGCGCCGTGAAAATCGGCATGGTGGCCCAGGTCGCCAGCATTGATGCGATTGCGGCGGCGCTTTCGCGCTGGCAACCGGGGCATGTGGTGCTCGATCCCGTGATGGTGGCGACATCGGGCGACCGCCTGCTGGCGTCCGAAGCCGTCGATGCCCTGCGCACCAAGCTGATGCCGCTGGCGTCCGTGATCACGCCCAATCTGCCGGAGGCCGCGGCTCTGCTCGACGAGCCGATCGCGGCAAGCGAGGCTGAGATCGAAAAGCAGGGGCGGCGCCTGCTGGCGCTCGGCTGCCGTGCGGTCCTGATCAAGGGCGGGCACGGCGAGGGCGCGGAGAGCACCGACTATCTCATCGATGCCGACAACACGATCGCGCTCGCCGCGCCCCGCGTTGCGACCCGCAACACCCATGGCACCGGCTGCTCGCTGTCTTCGGCAGTTGCGGCGGGGCTGGCCAAAGGCGAGGATCTCGAAAGCGCCGTGCGCAACGCCAAGGCCTGGATCACCGCCGCGATTGGCGCCGCCGATCGCTTCAGCGTCGGTCACGGCCACGGCCCGATCCATCATTTCCACAAGTTCTACTGA
- a CDS encoding hybrid sensor histidine kinase/response regulator, giving the protein MLSPHGICLLWEPELIWLHVVADACIAAAYFSIPFALAILVTKRRDLKFGWVYWAFAIFIMACGLTHVLSIYTLWVPIYGIEGIVKAATAVASVVTAGALWPLLPKILTIPSPFELRQVQAALEEEEIKTRDATLLLQQVGDAQRAMRESVARLTAIVETAVDGVILLDAQDRILLFNPACERLFGYSADEVMSRNVGMLMPEAAAGPDSHASHFATAGEAIGLRKDGSTFPMDVSVGQARQDGELIFVGIVHDLTARKLTEQQLQQAQKMETVGQLSGGIAHDFNNLLTVIIGNAEHMSEQLKARPDLRRFADDICQSGERGAELTQRLLAFSRRQLLQPQMIDCRGLLDSMFKLLKRTLREDIETRTSTGPGTIVAFADRAQLESAVLNLALNAQDAMPAGGHLTLSTELTAIDEDYCTLHPEVAAGAYALISITDDGEGMTPDVSARAFEPFFTTKEVGKGSGLGLSMVYGFAKQSGGHVSIYSETGLGTTVRIYLPRADTGQSQADLSDGEDAAPRGYETILIAEDDPFVRSSVIRRVEALGYRVVAAVNGKEALQQLRTDPGIDMLFTDIVMPGGMNGWELSDQARRIRPGLPVLFTSGYALETLVEQGRAPAQAIVLTKPYRKVELAQRLRDAFAATAVTS; this is encoded by the coding sequence ATGCTTTCGCCGCACGGCATCTGCCTGTTGTGGGAGCCTGAGCTGATCTGGCTTCACGTCGTTGCCGACGCCTGCATTGCCGCCGCCTATTTTTCGATCCCGTTTGCCCTTGCGATTCTGGTCACCAAGCGGCGCGACCTCAAATTCGGCTGGGTCTACTGGGCATTCGCGATCTTCATCATGGCGTGCGGCCTGACCCATGTGTTGTCGATCTACACGCTCTGGGTTCCGATCTACGGCATCGAGGGCATCGTCAAGGCGGCGACCGCGGTGGCATCGGTGGTTACTGCGGGCGCGCTCTGGCCGCTGCTGCCGAAGATCCTGACGATCCCCTCGCCGTTCGAGCTGCGGCAGGTCCAGGCCGCGCTCGAGGAGGAGGAAATCAAGACCCGGGACGCCACGCTGCTGCTCCAGCAGGTCGGAGACGCGCAGCGTGCGATGCGCGAGAGCGTGGCGCGCCTCACTGCAATCGTCGAGACCGCGGTCGACGGCGTCATCCTGTTGGATGCGCAGGACCGCATCCTGCTGTTCAATCCGGCCTGCGAGCGCTTGTTCGGCTACTCTGCCGACGAGGTGATGAGCCGCAACGTCGGGATGCTGATGCCCGAGGCGGCCGCTGGGCCCGACAGCCACGCGAGCCATTTCGCGACCGCGGGCGAGGCCATTGGCCTCCGCAAGGACGGATCGACCTTTCCGATGGACGTGTCGGTCGGCCAGGCGCGTCAGGACGGCGAATTGATCTTCGTCGGCATCGTCCACGACCTGACCGCGCGCAAGCTGACCGAGCAGCAGCTCCAGCAGGCGCAGAAGATGGAGACGGTCGGTCAGCTTTCCGGAGGCATCGCTCACGACTTCAACAATCTGCTCACCGTCATCATCGGCAACGCCGAGCACATGAGCGAGCAGCTCAAGGCTCGGCCCGATCTGCGGCGCTTTGCCGACGACATCTGCCAGTCGGGCGAACGGGGCGCCGAGCTAACGCAGCGGCTGCTCGCATTCAGCCGCCGCCAGTTGCTGCAGCCCCAGATGATCGATTGCCGTGGCCTGCTCGATTCCATGTTCAAGCTGCTCAAGCGCACCTTGCGTGAAGACATCGAGACCAGGACGAGCACCGGCCCCGGCACGATCGTGGCGTTTGCCGATCGCGCCCAGCTGGAATCCGCCGTGCTCAACCTCGCGCTCAACGCGCAGGACGCCATGCCCGCAGGAGGACATTTGACGCTGAGCACGGAGCTGACCGCGATCGACGAGGACTATTGCACCCTTCACCCCGAAGTCGCAGCCGGCGCTTACGCGTTGATCTCGATCACCGACGACGGCGAAGGCATGACACCTGACGTCAGCGCACGCGCCTTCGAGCCGTTCTTCACCACCAAGGAAGTCGGCAAGGGCTCGGGCCTCGGCCTCAGCATGGTCTATGGCTTTGCGAAGCAATCAGGCGGCCACGTCTCGATCTACAGCGAGACCGGCCTTGGGACGACGGTCCGAATCTATCTGCCGCGCGCGGACACCGGACAATCGCAGGCCGACCTGTCCGATGGCGAGGACGCGGCGCCGCGAGGATACGAGACGATCCTGATCGCGGAGGACGATCCGTTCGTCCGTTCCTCCGTCATTCGCAGGGTGGAAGCGCTCGGATATCGCGTCGTTGCCGCGGTCAACGGCAAGGAGGCCTTGCAGCAGCTGCGCACCGACCCCGGCATCGACATGCTGTTCACCGATATCGTGATGCCGGGCGGCATGAACGGCTGGGAGCTCTCCGATCAGGCGCGGCGGATTCGTCCCGGTCTGCCGGTCCTGTTCACCTCGGGCTACGCACTGGAGACCCTGGTCGAGCAGGGCCGAGCGCCTGCACAGGCGATCGTGCTGACCAAGCCCTATCGCAAGGTCGAGCTCGCCCAGCGGCTCAGAGACGCATTTGCCGCGACGGCCGTGACGTCCTGA
- a CDS encoding Lrp/AsnC ligand binding domain-containing protein — protein sequence MVPFFVQIKCKLGQSYTVANALAEAEIASEIYSTAGQYDLLVKFYVDKDTDIGHFVNEKVQVLPGIQDTLTIITFKAFGAS from the coding sequence ATGGTTCCTTTTTTCGTCCAGATCAAATGCAAGCTCGGACAGTCCTATACGGTCGCCAATGCGCTTGCCGAAGCCGAGATCGCTTCCGAGATCTACTCCACGGCCGGCCAATACGATCTCCTTGTGAAGTTCTATGTCGACAAGGACACCGACATCGGCCATTTCGTGAACGAGAAGGTGCAGGTGCTGCCGGGCATCCAGGACACCCTCACCATCATCACCTTCAAGGCGTTTGGCGCCAGCTGA
- a CDS encoding cytochrome c yields MLQRTILVGLLAAVAAAGVYWWLSAPVVAAAGHAPAHVANLANGEAMFNAGGCASCHATPDQPDRVRLGGGVAIKSPFGTFYAPNISPDPNDGIGKWTDADFVNAVMHGVSPGGQHYFPAFPYTSYQRARREDVLDLFAYLKTLPPVIGRVRGHDMRFPFDIRRNVGIWKFLFLDDKPLIADGTKSPQWNRGAYLVNSFGHCAECHSPRNALGGIIEGQRFAGGPNPEGEGWVPNITQKRLGEWSAKDIAYFLKNGELPDGDSVGGAMTRVIKNTSQLSDEDLAAMADYLKSLPPVDGPPRPKRKEAGKEAG; encoded by the coding sequence ATGTTGCAACGAACAATTCTCGTAGGGCTGCTCGCCGCGGTCGCTGCCGCCGGCGTCTATTGGTGGCTCAGCGCGCCGGTCGTGGCAGCCGCGGGCCATGCGCCGGCCCATGTGGCAAACCTTGCCAACGGCGAGGCGATGTTCAATGCCGGGGGCTGCGCGTCCTGCCATGCCACTCCCGACCAGCCCGATCGTGTCAGGCTCGGTGGCGGCGTCGCGATCAAGTCCCCGTTCGGAACGTTCTACGCGCCGAACATCTCCCCCGATCCGAATGACGGTATCGGCAAATGGACCGACGCCGACTTCGTCAACGCGGTGATGCACGGCGTTTCGCCGGGCGGGCAGCATTATTTTCCTGCCTTTCCCTATACGTCCTATCAGCGCGCAAGGCGCGAGGACGTGCTCGATCTCTTCGCCTATCTGAAGACGCTTCCGCCTGTGATCGGCAGGGTGCGCGGCCATGACATGCGCTTTCCCTTCGATATCCGGCGCAACGTCGGCATCTGGAAATTCCTGTTTCTGGACGACAAGCCGCTCATTGCCGACGGTACGAAGTCGCCGCAATGGAATCGCGGTGCCTATCTCGTCAACAGTTTTGGCCATTGCGCCGAATGCCACAGCCCGCGTAACGCGCTCGGCGGCATCATCGAAGGCCAGCGCTTTGCCGGCGGCCCCAATCCGGAAGGTGAGGGCTGGGTGCCCAACATCACGCAGAAGCGCCTCGGCGAGTGGAGCGCGAAGGACATTGCCTATTTTCTCAAAAACGGCGAATTGCCCGACGGCGACAGCGTCGGCGGCGCGATGACGCGTGTGATCAAGAACACCTCGCAACTGTCCGACGAGGACCTTGCGGCGATGGCGGACTATCTCAAATCGCTGCCGCCGGTGGACGGTCCGCCGCGGCCCAAGCGCAAGGAAGCCGGCAAGGAAGCTGGTTAG
- a CDS encoding CHRD domain-containing protein, which translates to MNKTVIAVLALGAVAFAGPASAEKLKATLDGKSEVPATTSSATGTADLDYDAASKKLSWTVTYSGLSGPATAAHFHGPAEAGKNAGVAVAIPNATSSPVKGEATLTDAQAADLLGGKLYVNIHTAANPGGEIRGQVTK; encoded by the coding sequence ATGAACAAGACCGTCATCGCCGTGTTGGCGCTCGGTGCCGTCGCTTTTGCGGGCCCGGCCAGCGCCGAAAAGCTCAAAGCAACGCTCGACGGCAAGTCCGAAGTGCCGGCAACGACCAGCAGCGCCACCGGAACCGCCGATCTGGATTATGATGCCGCCAGCAAGAAGCTGTCCTGGACCGTCACCTATTCCGGGCTCTCCGGCCCGGCCACTGCAGCGCATTTCCATGGGCCTGCCGAGGCCGGCAAGAACGCCGGCGTCGCGGTTGCGATCCCGAATGCGACCTCGAGCCCGGTCAAGGGCGAAGCGACGCTCACCGATGCGCAGGCCGCCGATCTGCTCGGCGGCAAGCTCTACGTCAACATTCACACCGCGGCCAATCCGGGCGGCGAGATCCGCGGTCAGGTCACGAAGTAA
- a CDS encoding cystathionine gamma-synthase family protein — protein MAKPFPSKTHIGNHMLHPETLMLTYGYDPQLSEGAIKPPVFLTSTFVFKTADDGQDFFDFVAGRREPPEGMGAGLVYSRFNHPNSEIVEDRLSIYERTESCALFSSGMAAIATTILAFVRPGDVILHSQPLYGGTETLLTNTLARLSIGAVGFADGVDEAAVKQAAEEAMAKGRVSMILIETPANPTNGLVDIAMIRRVADSIGKAQGDTPIIACDNTLLGPVFQRPIEHGADLSLYSLTKYVGGHSDLIAGAALGSKAIMKGIKALRGAIGTQLDPHSCWMINRSLETLSLRMEKANSNARLVADFLRDHPKVAKVHYLGHHEESSPAGRAFARQCLGAGSTFSFDIVGGKEAAVKFLNALQILKLAVSLGGTESLASLPATMTHSGVPADIRQKIGVLDSTIRLSIGIENPSDLIADLTQALNAA, from the coding sequence ATGGCAAAACCGTTTCCGTCGAAGACGCACATCGGCAATCACATGCTGCATCCCGAGACGCTGATGCTGACCTATGGCTATGATCCGCAGCTGTCGGAAGGCGCCATCAAGCCCCCGGTGTTCCTGACCTCCACCTTCGTGTTCAAGACGGCCGATGACGGGCAGGACTTCTTCGATTTCGTCGCCGGCCGGCGCGAGCCGCCGGAAGGGATGGGCGCGGGCCTGGTCTATTCGCGCTTCAATCATCCCAACAGCGAGATCGTCGAGGACAGGCTCTCGATCTACGAGCGCACCGAAAGCTGCGCGCTGTTCTCATCCGGCATGGCGGCCATCGCGACGACGATCCTTGCCTTCGTCCGCCCCGGCGACGTCATCCTGCACTCCCAGCCGCTCTATGGCGGGACGGAAACGCTGCTCACGAACACGCTGGCGCGTCTGTCGATCGGCGCCGTCGGCTTCGCCGACGGGGTCGACGAGGCGGCGGTCAAGCAGGCCGCGGAGGAGGCCATGGCCAAAGGCCGCGTCTCGATGATCCTGATCGAGACACCGGCCAATCCGACCAACGGCCTGGTCGACATCGCCATGATCCGCCGTGTCGCCGATTCCATCGGAAAGGCGCAAGGCGACACGCCGATCATCGCCTGCGACAATACGCTGCTCGGGCCGGTGTTTCAGCGGCCGATCGAGCACGGCGCGGACCTTTCCTTGTACTCGCTCACCAAATATGTCGGCGGTCATTCCGATCTGATCGCGGGTGCGGCGCTCGGCTCGAAGGCGATCATGAAGGGCATCAAGGCGCTGCGCGGCGCCATCGGCACCCAGCTCGATCCGCATTCCTGCTGGATGATCAACCGCTCGCTCGAAACGCTGAGCCTGCGCATGGAGAAGGCCAACAGCAACGCGCGCCTCGTAGCGGACTTCTTGCGCGATCACCCCAAGGTCGCCAAGGTCCACTACCTCGGTCATCACGAGGAGTCCTCGCCAGCCGGGCGTGCGTTCGCGCGGCAGTGTCTGGGGGCGGGATCCACCTTCTCCTTCGACATCGTCGGCGGCAAGGAGGCAGCCGTCAAATTCCTCAACGCGCTGCAGATCCTCAAGCTGGCGGTGAGTCTCGGCGGCACCGAGTCGCTCGCGAGCCTGCCTGCAACCATGACTCATTCCGGCGTTCCCGCCGACATCCGCCAGAAGATCGGCGTGCTCGATTCCACGATCCGGCTGTCGATCGGCATCGAGAACCCGTCGGACCTGATCGCCGACCTCACGCAGGCGCTGAATGCGGCTTGA
- a CDS encoding c-type cytochrome has protein sequence MKRVLVVGGALLLGMGAVWADQNSVKEVQTLMKGNGKNAGAVAAMVKGEKPYDQATVDSALAQFEDTAKKLPNLFPASAKGIKPEGDYSASPKIWEDKAGFDAKVASFAKIVGEAKGKIKDIDTLKANFPAVGKECGGCHETYRVKNS, from the coding sequence ATGAAGCGAGTGTTGGTTGTTGGGGGCGCGCTGCTGCTCGGGATGGGCGCCGTCTGGGCGGATCAGAACTCCGTCAAGGAAGTCCAGACCCTCATGAAGGGCAACGGCAAGAACGCCGGCGCGGTCGCGGCGATGGTCAAGGGCGAAAAGCCCTATGATCAGGCCACGGTGGACAGCGCGTTGGCGCAGTTCGAGGATACCGCCAAGAAGCTGCCGAACCTGTTTCCGGCCAGCGCCAAGGGCATCAAGCCCGAGGGCGACTATAGCGCCTCGCCGAAGATCTGGGAGGACAAGGCAGGGTTCGATGCCAAGGTCGCGAGCTTCGCCAAGATCGTCGGCGAGGCCAAGGGCAAAATCAAGGATATCGACACGCTCAAGGCGAATTTTCCCGCGGTTGGGAAGGAATGCGGCGGTTGTCACGAGACCTACCGCGTCAAGAACAGCTGA
- a CDS encoding xanthine dehydrogenase family protein molybdopterin-binding subunit — MAAPIKFGVGQSVLRKEDDALIRGKGRYTDDYAPQAALRCLMLRSPHAHAKYTIDVSRARGLPGVALILTADDVRDLGNLPCLFNLETDPFTGPPYPILAKDEVRHVGDSIAFVVAETIDQARDAIEAIDVKWSPLPSVTGVVNAVKKGAPQVWPDKAGNVLFDVSIGDKAATEAAFTKAHAVAEISIVNPRVVASFMETRAAVCEYDAKRDHLTLTVGSQGSHRLRDILCQNVLNIPTDKMRVICPDVGGGFGTKLFPYREYALLAVAARKLKKAVKWAADRSEHFLGDAQGRDNVTTAKMALTEDGKFLAMDCDLMGDMGAYLSTFGPYIPHGGAGMLPGLYDIQAFHCRVRTIFTHSVPVDAYRGAGRPEAAYVIERLVDACARKLDMTPDAIRRKNFIPPKALPYKTATGKVYDSGDFAAHLKRAMEIAEWKEFPKRAKVAKKAGLIRGIGHASYVEICGTMGEETANVRLDPNGDVTVLIGTQSSGQGHQTAYAQIVAEQFGVAPERVHIHQGDTDMIATGLGTGGSASIPSGGVSVERATRELGQKLKEIAAQALEAGAGDLEISEGVVRIAGTDRSISFADLAKRPDVDPSKLNASATFASADGTYPNGTHVAEVEIDPATGIIKIVNYVIVDDFGKTLNPLLLAGQVHGGAMQGIGQALMEQVVYGPNDGQLITATFMDYALPRAADGPAFVFETNNVPCKTNPMGVKGAGEAGAIGSCPAVVNAIVDALWREYKIDHIDMPATPERVWIAINEHHRRHSL; from the coding sequence ATGGCGGCTCCCATCAAGTTCGGCGTTGGCCAAAGCGTGCTGCGCAAGGAGGATGATGCGCTCATTCGCGGCAAGGGCCGCTATACCGACGATTACGCGCCGCAGGCTGCGTTGCGCTGCCTGATGCTCCGTTCCCCGCACGCGCATGCCAAATACACCATCGATGTGAGCCGTGCCCGCGGGCTTCCCGGCGTCGCGCTGATCCTGACCGCCGACGACGTGAGGGATCTCGGCAATCTGCCGTGCCTGTTCAATCTCGAGACCGATCCGTTCACCGGCCCGCCATACCCGATCCTGGCCAAGGACGAGGTGCGCCATGTCGGCGATTCCATCGCCTTCGTCGTCGCCGAGACCATCGATCAGGCCCGTGACGCGATCGAGGCGATCGACGTCAAATGGAGCCCGCTGCCATCGGTGACCGGTGTCGTCAACGCCGTGAAGAAGGGCGCACCGCAGGTGTGGCCCGACAAGGCCGGCAACGTGCTGTTCGATGTCTCGATCGGCGACAAGGCGGCGACCGAAGCCGCCTTCACCAAGGCGCATGCGGTGGCCGAAATCTCCATCGTCAATCCGCGCGTGGTCGCGAGCTTCATGGAGACGCGCGCCGCGGTCTGTGAATACGATGCCAAGCGTGATCATCTGACGCTGACGGTCGGCAGCCAGGGCAGCCACCGCCTGCGCGACATCCTCTGCCAGAACGTACTCAACATCCCCACCGACAAGATGCGGGTGATCTGCCCCGATGTCGGCGGTGGGTTCGGCACAAAGCTGTTTCCCTATCGGGAATACGCCCTGTTGGCGGTCGCAGCGCGCAAGCTGAAGAAGGCGGTGAAGTGGGCGGCCGACCGTTCCGAGCATTTCCTGGGCGATGCGCAGGGCCGCGACAACGTCACCACCGCGAAGATGGCGCTGACTGAAGACGGCAAATTCCTCGCGATGGATTGCGACCTGATGGGCGACATGGGTGCGTATCTGTCGACCTTCGGGCCCTACATCCCGCATGGCGGCGCCGGCATGCTGCCGGGCCTCTATGACATCCAGGCCTTCCATTGCCGGGTGCGCACGATCTTCACGCACAGCGTGCCGGTGGACGCCTATCGCGGTGCGGGCCGCCCCGAGGCCGCCTATGTCATCGAGCGCCTTGTCGACGCCTGCGCGCGAAAACTCGACATGACGCCGGATGCGATCCGCCGCAAGAACTTCATCCCGCCGAAGGCGCTGCCCTACAAGACGGCCACGGGCAAGGTCTACGATTCCGGCGACTTCGCCGCGCATCTGAAGCGCGCGATGGAGATCGCCGAATGGAAGGAGTTTCCAAAGCGCGCCAAGGTGGCCAAGAAGGCCGGCCTGATCCGCGGCATCGGCCATGCCAGCTATGTCGAGATCTGTGGCACCATGGGCGAGGAGACCGCCAATGTGCGGCTCGATCCCAATGGCGACGTCACCGTCCTGATCGGCACGCAGTCGAGCGGACAGGGCCACCAGACCGCCTATGCGCAGATCGTTGCCGAGCAGTTCGGCGTTGCGCCCGAGCGCGTGCACATCCACCAGGGTGACACCGATATGATCGCCACCGGCCTCGGCACCGGCGGCTCGGCCTCGATTCCATCCGGCGGCGTCAGCGTCGAGCGCGCCACGCGCGAGCTCGGGCAAAAGCTGAAGGAAATCGCGGCGCAGGCGCTGGAGGCCGGCGCCGGCGACCTCGAGATTTCGGAAGGGGTGGTGCGCATCGCCGGCACCGACCGTTCGATCTCGTTCGCCGATCTCGCCAAGCGGCCGGACGTCGATCCGTCGAAGCTGAATGCCAGCGCGACCTTCGCCAGCGCCGACGGCACCTATCCCAACGGCACGCATGTCGCGGAGGTCGAGATCGATCCGGCCACCGGCATCATCAAGATCGTCAACTACGTGATCGTCGATGATTTCGGCAAGACGCTCAATCCACTGCTGTTGGCCGGCCAGGTGCATGGCGGCGCCATGCAGGGCATCGGCCAGGCCCTGATGGAGCAGGTGGTCTATGGACCCAATGACGGCCAGCTCATCACGGCGACCTTCATGGACTATGCGCTGCCGCGCGCGGCGGACGGGCCGGCCTTCGTGTTCGAGACCAACAACGTCCCCTGCAAGACCAATCCGATGGGCGTGAAGGGGGCGGGCGAGGCCGGCGCGATCGGCTCCTGTCCGGCGGTCGTGAACGCCATCGTCGACGCCCTCTGGCGCGAATACAAGATCGACCACATCGACATGCCGGCAACGCCCGAGCGGGTGTGGATCGCCATCAACGAGCACCATCGCCGTCACAGCCTGTAA
- a CDS encoding GNAT family N-acetyltransferase: MTVDDLDLFRDIRAEALQTHPQTFGSREEDEGGEAMLAAYRDWLSGAILGAFARGHLIGVAGFYLSPDRRSRHRGHIFTVYVREDGRGQGIGDRLIKELLAHAEACVEQVHLAVLLEATAAIRTYERNGFKVYGTDPAAVRIGDVTYDKYLMVRKFSH; the protein is encoded by the coding sequence TTGACTGTCGACGATCTCGATCTCTTCCGCGACATTCGCGCGGAGGCGCTTCAGACACACCCTCAAACCTTTGGTTCTCGTGAGGAGGATGAGGGCGGCGAGGCGATGCTGGCGGCTTATCGCGATTGGCTGAGCGGAGCGATCCTTGGCGCCTTTGCGCGCGGACATCTGATCGGAGTCGCCGGCTTCTACTTGTCGCCAGATCGGCGATCGCGGCACAGGGGTCATATCTTCACGGTTTACGTGAGGGAAGATGGCCGAGGTCAGGGTATCGGAGATCGGCTCATCAAGGAGCTTCTTGCCCACGCCGAGGCATGCGTCGAGCAGGTGCATCTTGCCGTCCTGCTCGAAGCGACCGCTGCAATCAGGACCTATGAGCGCAACGGATTCAAGGTCTACGGGACGGATCCCGCTGCCGTCCGCATAGGTGACGTCACGTATGACAAGTATCTGATGGTCAGGAAATTCAGCCACTGA